In Rattus norvegicus strain BN/NHsdMcwi chromosome 1, GRCr8, whole genome shotgun sequence, a genomic segment contains:
- the Isoc2b gene encoding isochorismatase domain-containing protein 2 isoform X1, producing the protein MTMAAARASLGRIFPESSILFLCDMQEKLRDRVLYFPQIVSMAARMLKVARILDVPVLLTEHYPQGLGPTVPELGAQGVRTMSKTSFSMVPPLQQELDKLPQLKSVLLCGIETQVCILNTALDLLDRGLQVHVAVDACSSQSEMNRLVALARMQHSGVFLSTSEALTLQLIKDAAHPQFKEIQKILKEPVPEIGLLGFFQGMNNPLLPNSRP; encoded by the exons ACAATGGCAGCAGCCAGGGCTAGCCTTGGCCGGATCTTTCCAGAGTCCTCCATCCTGTTCCTATGTGACATGCAGGAGAAACTTCGAGACAGAGTCCTCTACTTCCCTCAGATCGTATCAATGGCCGCTCGGATGCTTAAG GTGGCCCGGATATTAGATGTCCCCGTCTTGCTGACAGAGCATTACCCACAAGGCCTGGGCCCCACAGTTCCTGAGCTGGGCGCTCAGGGCGTGAGAACCATGAGTAAAACGTCCTTCAGCATGGTGCCCCCACTTCAACAGGAACTGGACAAACTGCCCCAGCTGAAGTCTGTGCTACTTTGTGGCATTGAGACCCAAGTTTGCATCTTG AACACAGCTCTAGACCTCCTGGACCGAGGGCTACAGGTCCATGTAGCAGTGGATGCCTGCTCTTCTCAAAG TGAGATGAACCGGCTGGTGGCACTGGCCCGAATGCAGCACAGTGGTGTCTTCCTGTCCACTAGCGAAGCGCTGACTCTCCAACTTATAAAGGATGCTGCCCACCCACAGTTCAAGGAG ATTCAGAAGATCCTCAAGGAGCCAGTCCCAGAAATCGGACTGTTAGGTTTCTTCCAAGGCATGAACAACCCCCTGTTGCCCAACTCCAGGCCCTGA
- the Isoc2b gene encoding isochorismatase domain-containing protein 2 isoform X3 produces the protein MTMAAARASLGRIFPESSILFLCDMQEKLRDRVLYFPQIVSMAARMLKVARILDVPVLLTEHYPQGLGPTVPELGAQGVRTMSKTSFSMVPPLQQELDKLPQLKSVLLCGIETQVCILNTALDLLDRGLQVHVAVDACSSQSCPAANQCPDCSS, from the exons ACAATGGCAGCAGCCAGGGCTAGCCTTGGCCGGATCTTTCCAGAGTCCTCCATCCTGTTCCTATGTGACATGCAGGAGAAACTTCGAGACAGAGTCCTCTACTTCCCTCAGATCGTATCAATGGCCGCTCGGATGCTTAAG GTGGCCCGGATATTAGATGTCCCCGTCTTGCTGACAGAGCATTACCCACAAGGCCTGGGCCCCACAGTTCCTGAGCTGGGCGCTCAGGGCGTGAGAACCATGAGTAAAACGTCCTTCAGCATGGTGCCCCCACTTCAACAGGAACTGGACAAACTGCCCCAGCTGAAGTCTGTGCTACTTTGTGGCATTGAGACCCAAGTTTGCATCTTG AACACAGCTCTAGACCTCCTGGACCGAGGGCTACAGGTCCATGTAGCAGTGGATGCCTGCTCTTCTCAAAG CTGCCCTGCAGCTAATCAGTGTCCTGACTGCTCCAGTTGA
- the Isoc2b gene encoding isochorismatase domain-containing protein 2 isoform X4, producing the protein MTMAAARASLGRIFPESSILFLCDMQEKLRDRVLYFPQIVSMAARMLKNTALDLLDRGLQVHVAVDACSSQSEMNRLVALARMQHSGVFLSTSEALTLQLIKDAAHPQFKEIQKILKEPVPEIGLLGFFQGMNNPLLPNSRP; encoded by the exons ACAATGGCAGCAGCCAGGGCTAGCCTTGGCCGGATCTTTCCAGAGTCCTCCATCCTGTTCCTATGTGACATGCAGGAGAAACTTCGAGACAGAGTCCTCTACTTCCCTCAGATCGTATCAATGGCCGCTCGGATGCTTAAG AACACAGCTCTAGACCTCCTGGACCGAGGGCTACAGGTCCATGTAGCAGTGGATGCCTGCTCTTCTCAAAG TGAGATGAACCGGCTGGTGGCACTGGCCCGAATGCAGCACAGTGGTGTCTTCCTGTCCACTAGCGAAGCGCTGACTCTCCAACTTATAAAGGATGCTGCCCACCCACAGTTCAAGGAG ATTCAGAAGATCCTCAAGGAGCCAGTCCCAGAAATCGGACTGTTAGGTTTCTTCCAAGGCATGAACAACCCCCTGTTGCCCAACTCCAGGCCCTGA
- the Isoc2b gene encoding isochorismatase domain-containing protein 2 isoform X2, translated as MTMAAARASLGRIFPESSILFLCDMQEKLRDRVLYFPQIVSMAARMLKVARILDVPVLLTEHYPQGLGPTVPELGAQGVRTMSKTSFSMVPPLQQELDKLPQLKSVLLCGIETQVCILNTALDLLDRGLQVHVAVDACSSQRFRRSSRSQSQKSDC; from the exons ACAATGGCAGCAGCCAGGGCTAGCCTTGGCCGGATCTTTCCAGAGTCCTCCATCCTGTTCCTATGTGACATGCAGGAGAAACTTCGAGACAGAGTCCTCTACTTCCCTCAGATCGTATCAATGGCCGCTCGGATGCTTAAG GTGGCCCGGATATTAGATGTCCCCGTCTTGCTGACAGAGCATTACCCACAAGGCCTGGGCCCCACAGTTCCTGAGCTGGGCGCTCAGGGCGTGAGAACCATGAGTAAAACGTCCTTCAGCATGGTGCCCCCACTTCAACAGGAACTGGACAAACTGCCCCAGCTGAAGTCTGTGCTACTTTGTGGCATTGAGACCCAAGTTTGCATCTTG AACACAGCTCTAGACCTCCTGGACCGAGGGCTACAGGTCCATGTAGCAGTGGATGCCTGCTCTTCTCAAAG ATTCAGAAGATCCTCAAGGAGCCAGTCCCAGAAATCGGACTGTTAG
- the Isoc2b gene encoding isochorismatase domain-containing protein 2 isoform X5 translates to MAAARASLGRIFPESSILFLCDMQEKLRDRVLYFPQIVSMAARMLKNTALDLLDRGLQVHVAVDACSSQSEMNRLVALARMQHSGVFLSTSEALTLQLIKDAAHPQFKEIQKILKEPVPEIGLLGFFQGMNNPLLPNSRP, encoded by the exons ATGGCAGCAGCCAGGGCTAGCCTTGGCCGGATCTTTCCAGAGTCCTCCATCCTGTTCCTATGTGACATGCAGGAGAAACTTCGAGACAGAGTCCTCTACTTCCCTCAGATCGTATCAATGGCCGCTCGGATGCTTAAG AACACAGCTCTAGACCTCCTGGACCGAGGGCTACAGGTCCATGTAGCAGTGGATGCCTGCTCTTCTCAAAG TGAGATGAACCGGCTGGTGGCACTGGCCCGAATGCAGCACAGTGGTGTCTTCCTGTCCACTAGCGAAGCGCTGACTCTCCAACTTATAAAGGATGCTGCCCACCCACAGTTCAAGGAG ATTCAGAAGATCCTCAAGGAGCCAGTCCCAGAAATCGGACTGTTAGGTTTCTTCCAAGGCATGAACAACCCCCTGTTGCCCAACTCCAGGCCCTGA
- the Isoc2b gene encoding isochorismatase domain-containing protein 2: MAAARASLGRIFPESSILFLCDMQEKLRDRVLYFPQIVSMAARMLKVARILDVPVLLTEHYPQGLGPTVPELGAQGVRTMSKTSFSMVPPLQQELDKLPQLKSVLLCGIETQVCILNTALDLLDRGLQVHVAVDACSSQSEMNRLVALARMQHSGVFLSTSEALTLQLIKDAAHPQFKEIQKILKEPVPEIGLLGFFQGMNNPLLPNSRP; the protein is encoded by the exons ATGGCAGCAGCCAGGGCTAGCCTTGGCCGGATCTTTCCAGAGTCCTCCATCCTGTTCCTATGTGACATGCAGGAGAAACTTCGAGACAGAGTCCTCTACTTCCCTCAGATCGTATCAATGGCCGCTCGGATGCTTAAG GTGGCCCGGATATTAGATGTCCCCGTCTTGCTGACAGAGCATTACCCACAAGGCCTGGGCCCCACAGTTCCTGAGCTGGGCGCTCAGGGCGTGAGAACCATGAGTAAAACGTCCTTCAGCATGGTGCCCCCACTTCAACAGGAACTGGACAAACTGCCCCAGCTGAAGTCTGTGCTACTTTGTGGCATTGAGACCCAAGTTTGCATCTTG AACACAGCTCTAGACCTCCTGGACCGAGGGCTACAGGTCCATGTAGCAGTGGATGCCTGCTCTTCTCAAAG TGAGATGAACCGGCTGGTGGCACTGGCCCGAATGCAGCACAGTGGTGTCTTCCTGTCCACTAGCGAAGCGCTGACTCTCCAACTTATAAAGGATGCTGCCCACCCACAGTTCAAGGAG ATTCAGAAGATCCTCAAGGAGCCAGTCCCAGAAATCGGACTGTTAGGTTTCTTCCAAGGCATGAACAACCCCCTGTTGCCCAACTCCAGGCCCTGA
- the Isoc2b gene encoding isochorismatase domain-containing protein 2 isoform X6 produces the protein MAAARASLGRIFPESSILFLCDMQEKLRDRVLYFPQIVSMAARMLKVARILDVPVLLTEHYPQGLGPTVPELGAQGVRTMSKTSFSMVPPLQQELDKLPQLKSVLLCGIETQVCILSPHLA, from the exons ATGGCAGCAGCCAGGGCTAGCCTTGGCCGGATCTTTCCAGAGTCCTCCATCCTGTTCCTATGTGACATGCAGGAGAAACTTCGAGACAGAGTCCTCTACTTCCCTCAGATCGTATCAATGGCCGCTCGGATGCTTAAG GTGGCCCGGATATTAGATGTCCCCGTCTTGCTGACAGAGCATTACCCACAAGGCCTGGGCCCCACAGTTCCTGAGCTGGGCGCTCAGGGCGTGAGAACCATGAGTAAAACGTCCTTCAGCATGGTGCCCCCACTTCAACAGGAACTGGACAAACTGCCCCAGCTGAAGTCTGTGCTACTTTGTGGCATTGAGACCCAAGTTTGCATCTTG TCTCCACATCTGGCCTAG
- the Shisa7 gene encoding protein shisa-7 isoform X1, producing the protein MPALLLIGTVALLASTAGPVGARPSNDTSAVAPGPLPALLAHLRRLTGALAGGGSAAGANANATKTSPAGGTGAAARAPPPAELCHGYYDVMGQYDATFNCSTGSYRFCCGTCHYRFCCEHRHMRLAQASCSNYDTPRWATTPPPLAGGAGGAGGAGGGPGPGQAGWLEGGRAGGAGGRGGEGPGGSTAYVVCGVISFALAVGVGAKVAFSKASRAPRAHREINVPRALVDILRHQAGPATRPDRARSSSLTPGLGGPESMAPRTPKNLYNTMKPSNLDNLHYNVNSPKHRAATLDWRAMPPPSPSLHYSTLSCSRSFHNLSHLPPSYEAAVKSELNRYSSLKRLAEKDLDEAYLKRRHLEMPRGTLPLHALRRPGTGGGYRMDGWGGPEELGLAPAPNPRRVMSQEHLLGDGGRASRYEFTLPRARLVSQEHLLLSSPEALRQSREHLLSPPRSPALPPDPTTRASLAASHSNLLLGPGGPPTPLHGLPPSGLHAHHHHALHGSPQPAWMSDAGGGGGTLARRPPFQRQGTLEQLQFIPGHHLPQHLRTASKNEVTV; encoded by the exons ATGCCGGCCCTGCTGTTGATCGGGACCGTCGCGCTGCTAGCCTCCACCGCGGGCCCGGTGGGGGCGCGCCCATCCAACGACACAAGCGCCGTGGCCCCGGGCCCGCTGCCCGCGCTACTCGCGCACCTGCGGCGCCTGACCGGGGCTCTGGCGGGCGGCGGGAGCGCAGCGGGCGCCAACGCCAACGCCACCAAGACCAGCCCCGCGGGTGGCACGGGTGCAGCGGCACGGGCGCCCCCTCCGGCCGAGCTCTGCCATGGCTACTACGATGTCATGGGCCAGTACGACGCCACCTTCAACTGCAGCACCGGCTCCTACCGCTTCTGCTGTGGCACCTGCCACTACCGTTTCTGCTGCGAGCACCGCCACATGCGCCTGGCGCAGGCCTCCTGCTCCAACTACGACACACCACGCTGGGCCACCACGCCCCCGCCGCTGGCTGGAGGCGCCGGGGGCGCTGGGGGTGCGGGTGGGGGGCCAGGGCCAGGCCAGGCAGGGTGGCTGGAAGGGGGCAGGGCCGGGGGCGCTGGGGGTCGTGGGGGAGAGGGCCCAGGGGGCAGCACAGCCTACGTGGTGTGCGGAGTCATCAGTTTCGCTCTGGCGGTGGGCGTCGGTGCCAAAGTGGCCTTCAGCAAGGCGTCACGTGCGCCCAGGGCGCACCGGGAGATCAACGTGCCCAG AGCTCTGGTGGATATTCTCAGGCATCAAGCAGGACCTGCAACCCGCCCGGACCGGGCCAGAAGCAGTTCTCTGACCCCAGGGCTGGGAGGCCCAGAGAGCATGGCCCCTAGGACGCCCAAGAACCTTTACAACACCATGAAGCCCTCCAACCTTG ATAACCTGCACTACAACGTCAACAGTCCCAAGCACCGCGCCGCCACACTGG ACTGGCGTGCTATGCCACCGCCCAGCCCTTCCCTGCACTACTCTACGCTGTCCTGCTCTCGATCCTTCCACAACCTCTCTCATCTTCCCCCATCGTATGAGGCGGCTGTGAAATCAGAATTGAATCGATACTCTTCCCTCAAGAGACTGG CTGAGAAAGAtctggatgaagcctacctgaagCGCAGACATCTAGAGATGCCACGTGGAACACTGCCTTTGCATGCACTCCGGCGGCCAGGCACTGGAGGTGGCTACCGCATGGATGGCTGGGGTGGCCCTGAGGAGCTGGGCCTGGCACCGGCACCCAACCCCCGGCGGGTTATGTCCCAGGAGCACCTGCTGGGTGATGGCGGCCGAGCTTCCCGCTATGAGTTCACATTGCCTCGAGCGCGCCTGGTGTCTCAAGAACACCTGCTGCTATCCTCACCGGAGGCGCTTCGCCAGAGTCGCGAGCACCTGCTGTCACCCCCACGAAGTCCTGCACTGCCCCCAGATCCCACCACCCGGGCCAGCCTGGCTGCCTCACACTCCAACCTGCTGCTGGGGCCTGGGGGCCCCCCCACACCCCTGCATGGGTTGCCTCCATCAGGCCTGCATGCCCACCATCACCATGCCCTTCATGGCTCTCCTCAGCCAGCCTGGATGTCTGATGCGGGCGGGGGTGGGGGCACACTGGCCCGCAGGCCACCCTTTCAGCGCCAGGGAACCCTGGAGCAGCTGCAGTTCATTCCTGGGCACCACTTGCCCCAGCACCTGCGCACTGCCAGCAAGAACGAAGTGACTGTCTGA
- the Shisa7 gene encoding protein shisa-7 isoform X3: protein MPALLLIGTVALLASTAGPVGARPSNDTSAVAPGPLPALLAHLRRLTGALAGGGSAAGANANATKTSPAGGTGAAARAPPPAELCHGYYDVMGQYDATFNCSTGSYRFCCGTCHYRFCCEHRHMRLAQASCSNYDTPRWATTPPPLAGGAGGAGGAGGGPGPGQAGWLEGGRAGGAGGRGGEGPGGSTAYVVCGVISFALAVGVGAKVAFSKASRAPRAHREINVPRALVDILRHQAGPATRPDRARSSSLTPGLGGPESMAPRTPKNLYNTMKPSNLDWRAMPPPSPSLHYSTLSCSRSFHNLSHLPPSYEAAVKSELNRYSSLKRLAEKDLDEAYLKRRHLEMPRGTLPLHALRRPGTGGGYRMDGWGGPEELGLAPAPNPRRVMSQEHLLGDGGRASRYEFTLPRARLVSQEHLLLSSPEALRQSREHLLSPPRSPALPPDPTTRASLAASHSNLLLGPGGPPTPLHGLPPSGLHAHHHHALHGSPQPAWMSDAGGGGGTLARRPPFQRQGTLEQLQFIPGHHLPQHLRTASKNEVTV from the exons ATGCCGGCCCTGCTGTTGATCGGGACCGTCGCGCTGCTAGCCTCCACCGCGGGCCCGGTGGGGGCGCGCCCATCCAACGACACAAGCGCCGTGGCCCCGGGCCCGCTGCCCGCGCTACTCGCGCACCTGCGGCGCCTGACCGGGGCTCTGGCGGGCGGCGGGAGCGCAGCGGGCGCCAACGCCAACGCCACCAAGACCAGCCCCGCGGGTGGCACGGGTGCAGCGGCACGGGCGCCCCCTCCGGCCGAGCTCTGCCATGGCTACTACGATGTCATGGGCCAGTACGACGCCACCTTCAACTGCAGCACCGGCTCCTACCGCTTCTGCTGTGGCACCTGCCACTACCGTTTCTGCTGCGAGCACCGCCACATGCGCCTGGCGCAGGCCTCCTGCTCCAACTACGACACACCACGCTGGGCCACCACGCCCCCGCCGCTGGCTGGAGGCGCCGGGGGCGCTGGGGGTGCGGGTGGGGGGCCAGGGCCAGGCCAGGCAGGGTGGCTGGAAGGGGGCAGGGCCGGGGGCGCTGGGGGTCGTGGGGGAGAGGGCCCAGGGGGCAGCACAGCCTACGTGGTGTGCGGAGTCATCAGTTTCGCTCTGGCGGTGGGCGTCGGTGCCAAAGTGGCCTTCAGCAAGGCGTCACGTGCGCCCAGGGCGCACCGGGAGATCAACGTGCCCAG AGCTCTGGTGGATATTCTCAGGCATCAAGCAGGACCTGCAACCCGCCCGGACCGGGCCAGAAGCAGTTCTCTGACCCCAGGGCTGGGAGGCCCAGAGAGCATGGCCCCTAGGACGCCCAAGAACCTTTACAACACCATGAAGCCCTCCAACCTTG ACTGGCGTGCTATGCCACCGCCCAGCCCTTCCCTGCACTACTCTACGCTGTCCTGCTCTCGATCCTTCCACAACCTCTCTCATCTTCCCCCATCGTATGAGGCGGCTGTGAAATCAGAATTGAATCGATACTCTTCCCTCAAGAGACTGG CTGAGAAAGAtctggatgaagcctacctgaagCGCAGACATCTAGAGATGCCACGTGGAACACTGCCTTTGCATGCACTCCGGCGGCCAGGCACTGGAGGTGGCTACCGCATGGATGGCTGGGGTGGCCCTGAGGAGCTGGGCCTGGCACCGGCACCCAACCCCCGGCGGGTTATGTCCCAGGAGCACCTGCTGGGTGATGGCGGCCGAGCTTCCCGCTATGAGTTCACATTGCCTCGAGCGCGCCTGGTGTCTCAAGAACACCTGCTGCTATCCTCACCGGAGGCGCTTCGCCAGAGTCGCGAGCACCTGCTGTCACCCCCACGAAGTCCTGCACTGCCCCCAGATCCCACCACCCGGGCCAGCCTGGCTGCCTCACACTCCAACCTGCTGCTGGGGCCTGGGGGCCCCCCCACACCCCTGCATGGGTTGCCTCCATCAGGCCTGCATGCCCACCATCACCATGCCCTTCATGGCTCTCCTCAGCCAGCCTGGATGTCTGATGCGGGCGGGGGTGGGGGCACACTGGCCCGCAGGCCACCCTTTCAGCGCCAGGGAACCCTGGAGCAGCTGCAGTTCATTCCTGGGCACCACTTGCCCCAGCACCTGCGCACTGCCAGCAAGAACGAAGTGACTGTCTGA
- the Shisa7 gene encoding protein shisa-7 isoform X2, which translates to MPALLLIGTVALLASTAGPVGARPSNDTSAVAPGPLPALLAHLRRLTGALAGGGSAAGANANATKTSPAGGTGAAARAPPPAELCHGYYDVMGQYDATFNCSTGSYRFCCGTCHYRFCCEHRHMRLAQASCSNYDTPRWATTPPPLAGGAGGAGGAGGGPGPGQAGWLEGGRAGGAGGRGGEGPGGSTAYVVCGVISFALAVGVGAKVAFSKASRAPRAHREINVPRHQAGPATRPDRARSSSLTPGLGGPESMAPRTPKNLYNTMKPSNLDNLHYNVNSPKHRAATLDWRAMPPPSPSLHYSTLSCSRSFHNLSHLPPSYEAAVKSELNRYSSLKRLAEKDLDEAYLKRRHLEMPRGTLPLHALRRPGTGGGYRMDGWGGPEELGLAPAPNPRRVMSQEHLLGDGGRASRYEFTLPRARLVSQEHLLLSSPEALRQSREHLLSPPRSPALPPDPTTRASLAASHSNLLLGPGGPPTPLHGLPPSGLHAHHHHALHGSPQPAWMSDAGGGGGTLARRPPFQRQGTLEQLQFIPGHHLPQHLRTASKNEVTV; encoded by the exons ATGCCGGCCCTGCTGTTGATCGGGACCGTCGCGCTGCTAGCCTCCACCGCGGGCCCGGTGGGGGCGCGCCCATCCAACGACACAAGCGCCGTGGCCCCGGGCCCGCTGCCCGCGCTACTCGCGCACCTGCGGCGCCTGACCGGGGCTCTGGCGGGCGGCGGGAGCGCAGCGGGCGCCAACGCCAACGCCACCAAGACCAGCCCCGCGGGTGGCACGGGTGCAGCGGCACGGGCGCCCCCTCCGGCCGAGCTCTGCCATGGCTACTACGATGTCATGGGCCAGTACGACGCCACCTTCAACTGCAGCACCGGCTCCTACCGCTTCTGCTGTGGCACCTGCCACTACCGTTTCTGCTGCGAGCACCGCCACATGCGCCTGGCGCAGGCCTCCTGCTCCAACTACGACACACCACGCTGGGCCACCACGCCCCCGCCGCTGGCTGGAGGCGCCGGGGGCGCTGGGGGTGCGGGTGGGGGGCCAGGGCCAGGCCAGGCAGGGTGGCTGGAAGGGGGCAGGGCCGGGGGCGCTGGGGGTCGTGGGGGAGAGGGCCCAGGGGGCAGCACAGCCTACGTGGTGTGCGGAGTCATCAGTTTCGCTCTGGCGGTGGGCGTCGGTGCCAAAGTGGCCTTCAGCAAGGCGTCACGTGCGCCCAGGGCGCACCGGGAGATCAACGTGCCCAG GCATCAAGCAGGACCTGCAACCCGCCCGGACCGGGCCAGAAGCAGTTCTCTGACCCCAGGGCTGGGAGGCCCAGAGAGCATGGCCCCTAGGACGCCCAAGAACCTTTACAACACCATGAAGCCCTCCAACCTTG ATAACCTGCACTACAACGTCAACAGTCCCAAGCACCGCGCCGCCACACTGG ACTGGCGTGCTATGCCACCGCCCAGCCCTTCCCTGCACTACTCTACGCTGTCCTGCTCTCGATCCTTCCACAACCTCTCTCATCTTCCCCCATCGTATGAGGCGGCTGTGAAATCAGAATTGAATCGATACTCTTCCCTCAAGAGACTGG CTGAGAAAGAtctggatgaagcctacctgaagCGCAGACATCTAGAGATGCCACGTGGAACACTGCCTTTGCATGCACTCCGGCGGCCAGGCACTGGAGGTGGCTACCGCATGGATGGCTGGGGTGGCCCTGAGGAGCTGGGCCTGGCACCGGCACCCAACCCCCGGCGGGTTATGTCCCAGGAGCACCTGCTGGGTGATGGCGGCCGAGCTTCCCGCTATGAGTTCACATTGCCTCGAGCGCGCCTGGTGTCTCAAGAACACCTGCTGCTATCCTCACCGGAGGCGCTTCGCCAGAGTCGCGAGCACCTGCTGTCACCCCCACGAAGTCCTGCACTGCCCCCAGATCCCACCACCCGGGCCAGCCTGGCTGCCTCACACTCCAACCTGCTGCTGGGGCCTGGGGGCCCCCCCACACCCCTGCATGGGTTGCCTCCATCAGGCCTGCATGCCCACCATCACCATGCCCTTCATGGCTCTCCTCAGCCAGCCTGGATGTCTGATGCGGGCGGGGGTGGGGGCACACTGGCCCGCAGGCCACCCTTTCAGCGCCAGGGAACCCTGGAGCAGCTGCAGTTCATTCCTGGGCACCACTTGCCCCAGCACCTGCGCACTGCCAGCAAGAACGAAGTGACTGTCTGA
- the Shisa7 gene encoding protein shisa-7 isoform X4: MAPRTPKNLYNTMKPSNLDWRAMPPPSPSLHYSTLSCSRSFHNLSHLPPSYEAAVKSELNRYSSLKRLAEKDLDEAYLKRRHLEMPRGTLPLHALRRPGTGGGYRMDGWGGPEELGLAPAPNPRRVMSQEHLLGDGGRASRYEFTLPRARLVSQEHLLLSSPEALRQSREHLLSPPRSPALPPDPTTRASLAASHSNLLLGPGGPPTPLHGLPPSGLHAHHHHALHGSPQPAWMSDAGGGGGTLARRPPFQRQGTLEQLQFIPGHHLPQHLRTASKNEVTV, encoded by the exons ATGGCCCCTAGGACGCCCAAGAACCTTTACAACACCATGAAGCCCTCCAACCTTG ACTGGCGTGCTATGCCACCGCCCAGCCCTTCCCTGCACTACTCTACGCTGTCCTGCTCTCGATCCTTCCACAACCTCTCTCATCTTCCCCCATCGTATGAGGCGGCTGTGAAATCAGAATTGAATCGATACTCTTCCCTCAAGAGACTGG CTGAGAAAGAtctggatgaagcctacctgaagCGCAGACATCTAGAGATGCCACGTGGAACACTGCCTTTGCATGCACTCCGGCGGCCAGGCACTGGAGGTGGCTACCGCATGGATGGCTGGGGTGGCCCTGAGGAGCTGGGCCTGGCACCGGCACCCAACCCCCGGCGGGTTATGTCCCAGGAGCACCTGCTGGGTGATGGCGGCCGAGCTTCCCGCTATGAGTTCACATTGCCTCGAGCGCGCCTGGTGTCTCAAGAACACCTGCTGCTATCCTCACCGGAGGCGCTTCGCCAGAGTCGCGAGCACCTGCTGTCACCCCCACGAAGTCCTGCACTGCCCCCAGATCCCACCACCCGGGCCAGCCTGGCTGCCTCACACTCCAACCTGCTGCTGGGGCCTGGGGGCCCCCCCACACCCCTGCATGGGTTGCCTCCATCAGGCCTGCATGCCCACCATCACCATGCCCTTCATGGCTCTCCTCAGCCAGCCTGGATGTCTGATGCGGGCGGGGGTGGGGGCACACTGGCCCGCAGGCCACCCTTTCAGCGCCAGGGAACCCTGGAGCAGCTGCAGTTCATTCCTGGGCACCACTTGCCCCAGCACCTGCGCACTGCCAGCAAGAACGAAGTGACTGTCTGA